A single region of the Glycine max cultivar Williams 82 chromosome 20, Glycine_max_v4.0, whole genome shotgun sequence genome encodes:
- the LOC100819845 gene encoding probable lysine-specific demethylase ELF6, with amino-acid sequence MGSVEIPNWLKGLPLAPEFRPTDTEFADPIAYISKIEKEAANFGICKIIPPLPKPSKKYVFSNLNRSLLKCPDLGPDNSSLGVCNSSKTGYGDGSSDGVSRAVFTTRHQELGRSQNVKKAKGTVQNPLSGVHKQVWQSGEVYTLEQFESKSKSFAKSVLGSVKDVSPLVIESLFWKATLEKPIYVEYANDVPGSAFEESKGQFHYSHRRQRKKTYYKSRLDSSDCKQTEMGCVRDTQTDETKVASVQSHAGTCLQMNKSATTVSTFSSNDDSQSSKEKSSDASNEVQGTAGWKLSNSPWNLQVIARSSGSLTRFMPDDIPGVTSPMVYIGMLFSWFAWHVEDHELHSMNFLHTGSSKTWYAVPGDYAFAFEEVIRTEGYSGNIDHLAALKLLGEKTTLLSPEVIVASGIPCFRLTQHPGEFVVTFPRAYHVGFSHGFNCGEAANFGTPQWLRVAKEAAVRRAAMNYLPMLSHQQLLYLLSMSFISRVPRTLLPGVHSSRLRDRQKEEREFLVKQAFIEDMLQENKLLSILLGKEATKKAVLWNADLLPDSSKDFQLPDLTSTTGTSMADMSNIISAEKSSHYLLDEMSLYMENLTNLDLGGDDLPCHFQTDSGALACVGCGILGFPFMTVIQPTKKLIMELLPDNHHLVQVSSPDSTACVNSSISRDLSVSELSSVKELPDQSLNKCNKCWNTSSKFLRPRIFCLEHAVQISEMLQSKGGANVLIICHSDYQKIKAHARAVAEEIHSAFDYNEVPLDTASPENLTLIDLAIDGEEHDECEDWTSKLGINLRNCVHARNNSPSKQVPWILGTLLYDQCLASKSLALNWQSRRSRSKRSSCLAQTKPCDNIERKEDQLYGRIDDFPAEKKLLQYSRRKFKSKQRCFPVASMVCEFQEKSKNLSATLSGDHNNCVSKTELETENFRIDCSLLCVSASAEMSPMHPEIQIAEVPASTRLNDAKSQPSNSIPDRTLMIEEVGAEIEKQNMQESDVDRNNDLTLRHSKMHCNSSVSEICGKEGQDCLDKKCSSSLTNTTDRHIEMIRNSEITEAVIIDSKCDSLTLNGEGHQEYQSTCKSNNVEAALSPASLVNHSTLASVVGSFESPNNNYTAEKISSLIFLEKATEEEIDSLSERDKEPLIDDRQISEHTPKEVCEVRRELYASADLHSTVVLDSEMQHETQGGKDSRKEINQSTHVSAITRGEYAEGLNDEVIPKSVEQCQFENMNKITMEPVSSYVAKGENKCVTSSELGGSEVLVETCPKEDSCIQLISDKEKETEIHSVSRIDEEFCSGTDTSIDDSSSIQECSKIEQESCVTENINGIKTNLSQDNRELESCEFSTAVPRSNAGKNRKRKVKHTTKNKSNCDNFIRSPCEGLRPRAGKIAADKSGVEINQVDKENQVAKRARRSSEALVPRKNKKDDVKKPHKCDLDGCRMSFKTKAELQLHKRNLCPHEGCGKKFSSHKYALLHQRVHNDDRPLKCPWKGCSMSFKWAWARTEHMRVHTGEKPYHCKVEGCGLSFRFVSDFSRHRRKTGHHVKPPA; translated from the exons ATGGGTAGTGTTGAAATCCCCAATTGGCTGAAAGGGTTGCCCCTGGCTCCGGAATTTCGCCCTACAGACACTGAATTTGCTGACCCAATTGCTTATATTTCGAAGATTGAGAAGGAAGCTGCCAACTTTGGGATTTGTAAGATTATACCACCGTTGCCCAAACcttcaaaaaaatatgttttttccaATCTGAATAGGTCACTCTTGAAGTGCCCTGATTTGGGTCCAGATAATAGTTCATTAGGTGTTTGTAATTCATCGAAAACCGGTTATGGGGATGGTAGTAGTGACGGGGTGTCGCGAGCCGTGTTTACTACAAGGCATCAAGAACTGGGGCGGAGTCAGAATGTGAAAAAAGCCAAAGGGACAGTTCAGAATCCACTGTCAGGTGTTCATAAGCAAGTATGGCAAAGTGGGGAGGTTTATACTCTGGAACAGTTTGAGTCTAAATCGAAGTCTTTTGCGAAAAGTGTGCTAGGTTCAGTGAAGGATGTTTCTCCTCTGGTTATAGAGTCTCTGTTTTGGAAGGCAACTTTAGAGAAGCCTATATATGTGGAGTATGCCAATGACGTTCCTGGGTCTGCTTTTGAAGAGTCCAAGGGCCAATTTCATTATAGTCATAGAAGGCAAAGGAAAAAGACTTATTATAAGAGTAGGTTAGATAGCTCTGATTGTAAACAAACTGAAATGGGTTGCGTAAGAGATACCCAAACTGATGAGACTAAGGTTGCTTCTGTCCAAAGTCATGCAGGCACTTGTTTACAGATGAACAAATCAGCTACTACTGTGTCAACATTTTCATCAAATGATGATTCACAATCTTCTAAGGAAAAGAGTTCAGATGCCAGCAATGAAGTGCAAGGCACTGCTGGTTGGAAGCTTTCAAACAGTCCTTGGAACTTGCAAGTTATTGCACGCTCATCTGGCTCACTGACACGTTTTATGCCGGATGATATTCCTGGCGTCACGTCACCTATGGTATACATTGGTATGCTTTTCAGTTGGTTTGCTTGGCATGTAGAGGATCACGAGCTTCACAGCATGAATTTTCTTCACACTGGCTCATCAAAGACCTGGTATGCTGTTCCTGGTGATTATGCCTTTGCTTTTGAGGAAGTCATTCGCACTGAGGGTTATAGTGGTAACATTGATCACTTAG CTGCTTTGAAACTTTTAGGTGAGAAAACAACTCTTTTATCACCTGAGGTAATTGTTGCATCTGGGATTCCTTGTTTCAG GTTAACTCAGCACCCTGGTGAATTTGTTGTAACTTTTCCAAGAGCTTATCATGTAGGATTCAGCCATg GTTTTAACTGTGGGGAAGCTGCTAACTTTGGAACCCCACAATGGCTTAGAGTAGCTAAGGAAGCTGCAGTGCGCAGAGCTGCAATGAACTATCTTCCCATGCTTTCCCATCAGCAACTGCTTTACTTACTGAGCATGTCTTTTATTTCAAG AGTGCCAAGAACACTATTACCTGGCGTGCATAGTTCTCGTCTAAGAGACCGTCAGAAAGAAGAGAGGGAGTTTTTAGTAAAACAGGCTTTTATAGAAGACATGCTGCAGGAAAACAAGCTGCTATCCATTCTTCTTGGAAAGGAAGCAACTAAAAAAGCTGTTTTATGGAATGCTGATTTGCTGCCTGATTCCAGCAAAGATTTTCAGTTGCCTGATTTAACTTCTACTACTGGAACCTCTATGGCAGATATGTCAAATATTATTTCTGCAGAAAAGAGTAGTCATTATCTTCTTGATGAAATGAGTTTGTATATGGAGAATTTGACCAATTTAGATCTTGGTGGTGATGATCTTCCATGTCACTTCCAAACTGATTCAGGAGCATTGGCTTGTGTTGGTTGTGGAATCCTTGGTTTTCCATTTATGACTGTGATACAACCAACCAAGAAATTGATAATGGAACTTCTTCCTGATAATCATCATCTAGTTCAAGTTTCCTCTCCGGACTCTACTGCTTGCGTTAATAGTTCCATCTCAA GGGATCTTTCTGTTTCTGAACTCTCATCAGTAAAGGAGTTGCCAGATCAATCATTAAACAAGTGCAATAAATGTTGGAACACCTCCAGTAAGTTTTTGAGGCCTCGGATTTTCTGCCTGGAGCATGCTGTTCAAATATCTGAGATGTTGCAGAGCAAAGGTGGAGCCAATGTGCTTATAATATGCCATTCAG ACTATCAGAAAATAAAGGCACATGCCAGGGCAGTTGCGGAAGAGATACATAGTGCTTTTGATTATAATGAGGTTCCATTAGATACTGCATCCCCAGAAAATTTGACTCTTATAGATCTGGCAATTGATGGTGAAGAACATGATGAATGTGAAGACTGGACATCTAAACTAGGCATTAACCTACGAAATTGTGTCCATGCAAGAAATAACTCTCCATCTAAACAAGTTCCTTGGATACTAGGGACACTGTTATATGATCAATGTCTTGCTTCAAAATCTTTAGCTTTAAATTGGCAGTCACGGAGATCTCGATCAAAAAGGTCAAGTTGTTTAGCTCAGACTAAACCATGTGACAACATTGAGAGAAAGGAGGATCAGTTGTATGGAAGAATAGATGATTTCCCTGCTGAAAAGAAGCTACTTCAATATTCAAGAAGGAAGTTCAAGTCAAAGCAAAGGTGCTTCCCTGTTGCAAGCATGGTCTGTGAATTCCAAGAGAAGTCCAAAAATTTGTCAGCTACTTTGAGTGGGGATCATAATAATTGTGTTTCTAAAACTGAGCTTGAAACTGAGAATTTCAGGATTGATTGTTCATTGTTGTGTGTCTCTGCTTCTGCTGAAATGTCTCCAATGCATCCTGAAATCCAGATTGCTGAAGTGCCTGCTAGCACGAGATTAAATGATGCTAAGTCACAACCTTCCAATTCCATTCCTGATCGTACTTTAATGATTGAAGAAGTTGGAGCAGAGATTGAGAAGCAAAACATGCAGGAATCAGATGTAGACAGAAATAATGATTTAACACTCCGTCATTCTAAGATGCATTGCAATTCCAGTGTCTCAGAAATATGTGGCAAGGAGGGCCAAGATTGTCTGGACAAAAAATGTTCTAGCTCACTTACAAACACAACAGATAGACATATTGAAATGATTAGAAATTCTGAAATTACAGAAGCAGTTATCATTGATAGCAAGTGTGATAGCTTAACTTTGAATGGTGAAGGGCATCAAGAATATCAGTCTACCTGCAAAAGCAACAATGTGGAAGCGGCTTTATCACCTGCTTCATTGGTAAATCATTCTACACTGGCATCTGTGGTTGGAAGTTTCGAAAGtccaaataataattatactgCAGAAAAAATTAGCAGTCTTATTTTCCTAGAAAAGGCAACTGAGGAAGAAATTGATTCTTTAAGTGAAAGGGACAAGGAACCTCTAATTGATGACAGACAAATTAGTGAACATACTCCAAAAGAAGTTTGTGAAGTTCGAAGAGAGCTTTATGCTTCTGCAGACTTGCATAGTACCGTAGTCTTGGATAGTGAGATGCAACATGAAACTCAGGGTGGAAAAGATAGCAGAAAGGAAATAAATCAGTCCACTCATGTTTCAGCAATTACAAGAGGGGAATATGCTGAAGGGTTGAATGATGAAGTGATTCCAAAGTCTGTGGAGCAGTGTCAGTttgaaaatatgaataaaattaccATGGAACCTGTTTCTAGCTATGTTGCAAAAGGTGAAAATAAATGTGTAACTTCATCAGAATTAGGAGGTTCTGAAGTATTAGTGGAAACTTGTCCTAAAGAAGACTCTTGTATTCAATTGATTtcagataaagaaaaagaaacggaAATCCACTCAGTGAGTAGAATTGATGAGGAATTTTGCTCTGGCACTGATACATCAATAGATGACTCTTCATCAATCCAGGAATGTTCTAAAATTGAGCAAGAGAGCTGTGTTACAGAAAACATAAATGGAATCAAAACCAATTTGTCACAAGATAATAGGGAGCTGGAAAGCTGCGAGTTCAGTACAGCAGTTCCCAGATCAAATGCTGGGAAGAATAGAAAGAGAAAAGTGAAACATACAACGAAgaacaaatccaattgtgacAACTTTATTAGAAGTCCGTGTGAGGGGCTGAGGCCAAGAGCTGGGAAGATTGCCGCTGACAAAAGTGGGGTGGAAATCAACCAAGTTGACAAGGAAAATCAGGTGGCTAAAAGGGCAAGGAGATCTTCTGAAGCTTTGGTTCCTcgcaaaaataaaaaggatgatGTTAAAAAGCCCCATAAGTGTGACCTTGATGGTTGCCGGATGAGTTTCAAGACTAAAGCTGAGTTACAATTGCATAAACGAAACCTTTGCCCACATGAGGGGTGTGGTAAGAAGTTCAGCTCCCACAAATATGCTTTACTTCACCAGCGTGTTCATAATGATGATAGGCCCCTTAAGTGCCCATGGAAAGGTTGTTCCATGTCATTCAAGTGGGCTTGGGCAAGGACAGAGCATATGCGCGTACATACTGGGGAGAAGCCTTATCACTGCAAGGTCGAGGGATGTGGCCTTTCTTTCAGGTTTGTATCAGATTTTAGCAGGCACAGACGGAAAACAGGGCACCATGTGAAACCTCCTGCTTGA